The Paracoccus liaowanqingii genome window below encodes:
- a CDS encoding DUF3772 domain-containing protein, which translates to MRHLIAVFLTALLVLTAVPVMAQQADTVNYQTWEQVAERAEALSANPQATDEELARTRARIVDWRDRLQAGQNVNADRIATLRNQIESLGPAPAEGESEDEEVAARRSELTSQLSTAQAPRLAATEAASRANSIIGQIDEIIRQRQALELAKQSPSPLLPSSWADAAVDGLTLAEGVAGEITGQDATPETWAELRPRLPQVGAYLIAALLILTYGRAWIVNLPSRLSARASQHSRAVLAFVVSLGQIAIPLAGVYLGISAIRATGLAGEWTTPFLSALPLAAMILFGGIWLARALFPRKAIAYTSLQMSEAARVSAGRMVTVLAAMMAIHHLLSRAVLPLSGLYEHGEAQVGRVPVQFGEASAGVWHLGLAVATALAMFRLGNVLRRLTRDAVTQDLSYRHWIVAWAGRLTRIVAPLAVLAIAAGFVNLGNLFIWPWLFSLALVGLLILLQDFIADLFDMVQHGAEGAREGLAPLLSGFALVLASIPVFMVIWGATPEELGEYWLSFRQGISLGGISLSPGAILTFLVIFAVGYMLTRGAQGALRNSILPKTKLDPGGQNAVVSGLGYVGIVLAALMAITSAGIDLSSLAIVAGALSVGIGFGLQNIVSNFVSGIILLIERPVSVGDWISAGGQQGIVKRISVRSTQVETFDKTEVIVPNSDLISQPVTNWTRHNKVGRIIIPVGVAYGTDTRKVEAILREITEDHPLVAIDPAPAILFRAFGADSLDFEIRAILADVGTGLGVTSDLLHAIAARFAEEGIEIPFAQRDIWLRNPESLPGQRQGPERPAKERPVAADRPAPEPRDTSVAARELPDDGDFDSGR; encoded by the coding sequence ATGCGACATCTGATTGCTGTTTTTCTGACGGCACTGCTGGTCCTGACCGCCGTGCCGGTCATGGCCCAGCAGGCCGACACCGTGAATTACCAGACCTGGGAACAGGTCGCCGAACGGGCCGAGGCGCTCAGCGCCAATCCCCAGGCCACCGACGAGGAACTGGCCCGCACCCGTGCGCGCATCGTCGACTGGCGCGACCGGCTGCAGGCCGGGCAGAACGTCAATGCCGACCGCATCGCCACGCTGCGCAATCAGATCGAGTCCCTGGGTCCCGCGCCCGCCGAGGGCGAGAGCGAGGACGAGGAGGTCGCCGCGCGGCGGTCCGAACTGACCTCGCAGCTGTCTACCGCCCAGGCCCCGCGCCTGGCCGCGACCGAGGCCGCCAGCCGCGCCAATTCCATCATCGGCCAGATCGACGAGATCATCCGACAGCGCCAGGCGCTGGAACTGGCCAAGCAGTCGCCCTCGCCGCTGCTGCCCAGCTCCTGGGCGGATGCGGCGGTGGACGGTCTGACCCTGGCCGAGGGGGTCGCCGGTGAGATCACCGGCCAGGACGCCACGCCCGAGACCTGGGCCGAGCTGCGCCCGCGCCTGCCGCAGGTCGGCGCCTATCTGATCGCGGCGCTGCTGATCCTGACCTATGGCCGCGCCTGGATCGTGAACCTGCCCTCGCGCCTCTCGGCCCGCGCCTCGCAGCATTCGCGCGCCGTGCTGGCCTTCGTCGTCTCGCTTGGCCAGATCGCCATTCCGCTGGCCGGGGTCTATCTGGGCATCAGCGCCATCCGGGCCACCGGGCTGGCCGGGGAATGGACCACACCCTTCCTCAGCGCGCTGCCCTTAGCGGCGATGATCCTCTTCGGGGGCATCTGGCTGGCCCGGGCGCTGTTCCCGCGCAAGGCCATCGCCTATACCTCGCTGCAGATGAGCGAGGCGGCCCGCGTCTCGGCCGGGCGGATGGTCACCGTGCTGGCCGCGATGATGGCGATCCATCACCTGCTGTCGCGCGCGGTCCTGCCGCTGTCGGGCCTCTACGAACACGGCGAAGCGCAGGTCGGCCGCGTGCCGGTGCAGTTCGGCGAGGCCTCGGCCGGCGTCTGGCATCTGGGCCTGGCGGTGGCGACCGCGCTGGCGATGTTCCGGCTTGGCAACGTGCTGCGCCGCCTGACCCGCGATGCGGTCACGCAGGACCTGTCCTATCGCCACTGGATCGTCGCATGGGCCGGGCGCCTGACCCGGATCGTGGCGCCGCTGGCGGTGCTGGCCATCGCGGCGGGCTTCGTCAATCTGGGCAACCTGTTCATCTGGCCCTGGCTTTTCTCGCTGGCGCTGGTGGGTCTGCTGATCCTGCTGCAGGATTTCATCGCCGACCTGTTCGACATGGTCCAGCACGGGGCCGAGGGCGCCCGCGAGGGGCTGGCGCCGCTGCTGTCTGGTTTCGCACTTGTGCTGGCCTCGATCCCCGTCTTCATGGTGATCTGGGGCGCGACCCCGGAAGAGCTGGGCGAATACTGGCTCAGCTTCCGGCAGGGCATCAGCCTGGGCGGGATTTCCCTGTCGCCGGGCGCGATCCTGACCTTCCTCGTGATCTTCGCGGTGGGCTACATGCTGACCCGGGGCGCGCAGGGGGCGCTGCGCAACTCGATCCTGCCCAAGACCAAGCTGGATCCGGGCGGGCAGAATGCCGTCGTGTCGGGCCTGGGCTATGTGGGCATCGTGCTGGCGGCGCTGATGGCCATCACCTCGGCGGGGATCGACCTCAGTTCGCTGGCCATCGTCGCCGGTGCGCTGTCGGTCGGCATCGGCTTCGGCCTGCAGAACATCGTGTCAAACTTCGTCAGCGGCATCATCCTCTTGATCGAACGCCCGGTCAGCGTCGGTGACTGGATCAGCGCGGGCGGGCAGCAAGGCATCGTCAAGCGCATCTCGGTCCGCTCGACCCAGGTCGAGACCTTCGACAAGACCGAGGTGATCGTTCCGAACAGCGACCTGATCAGCCAGCCGGTGACCAACTGGACGCGGCACAACAAGGTCGGGCGGATCATCATCCCGGTGGGCGTGGCCTATGGCACCGACACCCGCAAGGTCGAGGCGATCCTGCGCGAGATCACCGAGGATCACCCGCTGGTCGCCATCGACCCGGCCCCGGCGATCCTGTTCCGCGCCTTCGGCGCTGACTCTCTGGATTTCGAGATCCGGGCGATCCTGGCGGATGTGGGCACAGGCTTGGGCGTCACCTCGGACCTGCTGCACGCCATCGCCGCGCGCTTTGCCGAGGAGGGGATCGAGATCCCCTTCGCGCAGCGCGACATCTGGCTGCGCAATCCCGAATCCCTGCCGGGTCAGCGCCAGGGACCGGAGCGCCCGGCGAAAGAGCGTCCCGTCGCGGCGGACCGCCCCGCCCCCGAGCCGCGCGACACCTCGGTCGCCGCCCGCGAACTGCCCGATGACGGGGATTTCGACTCGGGGCGCTGA
- a CDS encoding DUF2059 domain-containing protein — translation MLSILGLMAALAASGPSPAGTDWSPATIHRVQAQDSDRQQQADRLWQVLGMDRLMPVMQAEAVGEAARMQAEGLIAGQGPDWARTVGRIHDPARLERLFRDSLAEALARTDAGLVDRALGFHASELGQQVVGLEISARRAMLEEGVEPLARQSFAEALDQGAPRALAIRDIIDRADLISPNVAGGLNAALAFARGFAQGDGFDMTPDPQQMVQDAWAQRDQIEAEATAWLQGFLMLAYAPLSDAELASYGAWAASAEGQALSRIVFAGFDGVFEHTSYEMGLAAALRLQGRQL, via the coding sequence ATGCTGAGCATTCTGGGACTGATGGCGGCGCTGGCCGCCTCGGGTCCGTCGCCCGCGGGGACCGACTGGTCGCCCGCGACCATCCATCGGGTGCAGGCGCAGGACAGCGACCGGCAGCAGCAGGCCGACCGGCTGTGGCAGGTGCTGGGGATGGATCGGCTGATGCCGGTGATGCAGGCCGAGGCGGTGGGCGAGGCCGCGCGCATGCAGGCCGAGGGGCTGATCGCGGGGCAGGGCCCGGACTGGGCGCGCACGGTCGGCCGCATCCACGATCCCGCCCGGCTGGAACGGCTGTTCCGCGACAGCCTGGCCGAGGCGCTGGCGCGCACCGACGCGGGTCTCGTGGACCGGGCCTTGGGCTTTCATGCCTCGGAGCTGGGGCAGCAGGTCGTCGGGCTGGAGATCTCGGCCCGCCGCGCGATGCTGGAGGAAGGTGTCGAGCCGCTGGCCCGCCAATCCTTCGCCGAGGCGCTGGACCAAGGGGCACCGCGCGCGCTGGCCATCCGCGACATCATCGACCGGGCCGACCTGATCTCGCCCAACGTGGCGGGGGGGCTGAATGCGGCGCTGGCCTTCGCGCGCGGCTTTGCCCAAGGGGACGGCTTCGACATGACCCCCGACCCGCAGCAGATGGTGCAAGATGCCTGGGCGCAGCGCGACCAGATCGAGGCCGAGGCGACCGCATGGCTGCAGGGCTTCCTGATGCTGGCCTATGCGCCGCTCAGCGATGCCGAGCTGGCCTCCTATGGGGCGTGGGCCGCCTCGGCCGAGGGGCAGGCGCTGTCGCGGATCGTCTTCGCGGGCTTCGACGGGGTCTTCGAGCACACCTCGTACGAGATGGGACTGGCGGCGGCGCTGCGGCTGCAGGGGCGGCAATTGTGA
- a CDS encoding cysteine synthase A — protein sequence MRIYTDLADAIGNTPLIRLNRASDETGCEILGKAEFMNPGQSVKDRAALYIVKDAVARGVLRPGGTIVEGTAGNTGIGLALVGASMGFKSVIVIPETQSQEKKDMLRLAGATLVEVPAAPYKNPNNYVRYSGRLAEALAKTEPNGAIWANQFDNIANRRAHIETTGPEIWDQTDGRVDGFVCAVGTGGTLAGVADALQPRGVRIGLADPEGAALHSFYTTGEFDSPGSSITEGIGQGRITANLEGFTPDFSWRISDVEALPIVFDLLRDEGLCLGGSSGINVAGAIRMAREMGPGHTIVTILCDYGTRYQTKLFNPEFLQAKGLPVPDWLTRPGLDLPQVYED from the coding sequence ATGCGAATCTACACTGATCTGGCCGACGCGATCGGCAACACCCCGCTGATCCGCCTGAACCGCGCCAGCGACGAGACCGGCTGCGAGATCCTCGGCAAGGCCGAATTCATGAATCCCGGCCAGTCGGTCAAGGACCGGGCGGCGCTGTACATCGTCAAGGATGCGGTGGCGCGCGGCGTGCTGCGCCCGGGCGGCACCATCGTTGAGGGCACGGCAGGCAATACCGGCATCGGTCTGGCGCTGGTCGGCGCCTCGATGGGCTTCAAGTCGGTGATCGTCATCCCCGAGACGCAGAGCCAGGAAAAGAAGGACATGCTGCGGCTGGCCGGCGCGACCCTGGTCGAGGTGCCCGCGGCCCCCTACAAGAATCCCAACAACTATGTCCGCTATTCGGGCCGCCTGGCCGAGGCCTTGGCCAAGACCGAGCCGAATGGCGCGATCTGGGCCAACCAGTTCGACAACATCGCCAACCGCCGCGCCCATATCGAGACGACCGGCCCCGAGATCTGGGACCAGACCGATGGCCGCGTCGACGGCTTCGTCTGCGCCGTGGGCACCGGCGGCACGCTGGCCGGGGTGGCCGATGCGCTGCAGCCCCGCGGGGTCAGGATCGGCCTGGCCGATCCCGAGGGCGCGGCGCTGCATTCCTTCTACACGACCGGCGAGTTCGACAGCCCCGGCAGCTCGATCACCGAGGGCATCGGCCAAGGGCGCATCACCGCGAACCTGGAAGGCTTCACCCCCGATTTCAGCTGGCGCATCTCGGATGTCGAGGCGCTGCCCATCGTCTTCGACCTGCTGAGGGACGAGGGGCTGTGCCTAGGCGGATCGTCGGGCATCAACGTCGCCGGCGCCATCCGCATGGCGCGCGAGATGGGCCCCGGCCACACCATCGTCACCATCCTGTGCGACTACGGCACCCGCTACCAGACCAAGTTGTTCAATCCCGAGTTCCTGCAGGCCAAGGGCCTGCCCGTTCCCGACTGGCTGACCCGTCCCGGACTGGATCTGCCGCAGGTTTACGAAGACTGA
- a CDS encoding phosphotransferase: MRGVLDGNPVYVKRLLGPGADQRIHGMMAELDFAVARMTNTNNRVAGYMTADPEAGLIALQLAPGCPMGAAIRLAQRERREQLLGMGGSWLTQFTKLRCKTVSFDAQRMLGPLQDPAGIANPLDLARWQRLTGWQAERIDELRGSKLSIAASHGDFHPGNLRVQGNTIHAFDIEGETWMPILRDCVTFLLHVQDHLPQTGAATHMGIAVDSALPFLSTLDLSRDEKEQLLPVFMARRLANALVKRQRQPKILHVARFVTDNLLRELA, translated from the coding sequence GTGCGTGGCGTTCTGGATGGCAATCCTGTCTATGTCAAACGCCTGCTGGGTCCGGGTGCAGATCAACGCATTCATGGAATGATGGCAGAGCTTGATTTTGCCGTGGCCCGGATGACCAACACCAACAACCGCGTGGCCGGGTATATGACTGCAGACCCTGAAGCTGGACTTATTGCCCTGCAGCTGGCACCGGGGTGCCCGATGGGCGCCGCCATCCGGCTGGCGCAACGTGAACGCCGCGAACAGCTTTTGGGTATGGGTGGGTCTTGGCTGACCCAATTTACGAAATTGAGGTGTAAGACCGTATCGTTTGATGCTCAACGGATGCTGGGTCCTTTGCAGGACCCTGCGGGAATTGCCAACCCGTTGGATCTTGCGCGGTGGCAGCGGTTGACGGGCTGGCAGGCCGAACGCATCGACGAGCTGCGCGGCAGCAAGCTCAGCATTGCTGCCAGCCATGGCGATTTCCATCCGGGCAATCTGCGTGTGCAGGGCAATACGATCCATGCCTTCGACATCGAGGGAGAGACCTGGATGCCGATCCTGCGCGATTGCGTGACCTTCCTGCTGCATGTGCAAGACCACCTGCCGCAGACCGGCGCCGCAACCCACATGGGTATTGCGGTGGACAGTGCGCTGCCATTTCTGTCCACGCTTGATCTTTCGAGAGACGAAAAGGAGCAGCTGTTGCCGGTGTTTATGGCGCGCCGCTTGGCCAACGCCCTCGTCAAGCGGCAGCGACAGCCAAAAATTCTTCACGTTGCCCGGTTCGTGACCGACAACCTGTTGCGCGAATTGGCCTAG
- the gyrA gene encoding DNA gyrase subunit A — MADTPEDDLPETPEEGATARVVMHHDGPVIDISAEMRTSYLDYAMSVIVSRAIPDLRDGLKPVHRRILYAMDESGNTSDKPYRKSARSVGDVMGKYHPHGDSAIYDALVRMAQTFSMSLPLLDGQGNFGSMDGDPAAAMRYTEVRMDKPANFLLMDIDKDTVDFQDNYDGKDREPTVLPARFPNMLVNGAGGIAVGMATNIPPHNLGEVIDATLELIADPDLPTERLLEIIPGPDFPTGATILGRSGARKAYLEGRGSVIIRAKTHIEEPRKDRFAIVVDEIPYQVNKSTLIERIAELAKEKRVEGIATVQDESDRHGVRVVVELKRDATPEVVLNQLFRFTSLQTTFGCNMLALNGGKPEQLALRDFLTYFISFREEVVARRTAYELRRARERSHVLCGLAVAVSNVDEVVATIRSSADAAEAREKLMTRPWPAHEIVEYLRLIDDPLHPVNEDGTYNLSEVQARAILDLRLQRLTQIGVKEVTDELQSLADSIRDYLAILASRDRIMQIISDELREVRGLFAVPRRTEIVDWSGDMMDEDLIEREDMVVTITSGGYIKRTALAEFRSQRRGGKGLSSMATKEDDVVTTLFVANTHTELLFFTTDGMVYRMKTWRLPLAGRTSKGKAMVNILPIGAGVSIAALLPMDAPETEWDNYQVVFATDDGDVRRNALSDFTNIMRNGKIAMKMPDGVTLVGVRLATESDDMMLVTGMGRAIRFPTTAIRVFKSRDSTGVRGIRLADGDKVVSMSVIRHFEAEPSERMAYLKMRRAVAGALDDGAEADEDDDTVEGTVTQERYIEMSAAEDLILTISAKGSGKISSSHDYPVRGRGGQGIMAMDRAMRGGPLVASFPVEGDDQIMLATSTGQSIRVPVQGISFRSRSAGGVKVFNTAAAEVVVSVARIAEQGDAEIAEIADDQD, encoded by the coding sequence GTGGCCGACACCCCAGAAGACGATCTGCCCGAAACCCCCGAAGAAGGCGCGACGGCGCGCGTGGTCATGCATCACGACGGCCCGGTGATCGACATCTCGGCCGAGATGCGGACATCCTATCTGGACTATGCGATGTCGGTGATCGTCAGCCGGGCGATCCCCGACCTGCGCGACGGGCTGAAGCCGGTGCATCGCCGCATCCTCTATGCGATGGACGAAAGCGGCAACACGTCCGACAAGCCCTATCGCAAGTCGGCGCGGTCGGTGGGCGACGTGATGGGCAAGTACCACCCGCATGGCGACAGCGCGATCTATGACGCGCTGGTACGGATGGCGCAGACCTTCTCGATGTCGCTGCCGCTGCTGGACGGCCAAGGCAACTTCGGCAGCATGGACGGCGATCCGGCGGCGGCGATGCGCTATACCGAAGTGCGCATGGACAAGCCCGCGAACTTCCTGCTGATGGATATCGACAAGGACACTGTCGATTTCCAGGACAACTATGACGGCAAGGACCGCGAGCCGACCGTCCTGCCGGCGCGTTTCCCGAACATGCTGGTCAACGGCGCGGGCGGCATCGCCGTCGGCATGGCCACCAACATCCCGCCCCATAATCTGGGCGAGGTGATCGACGCCACGCTGGAGCTGATCGCGGACCCGGACCTGCCGACCGAACGCCTGCTGGAGATCATTCCCGGCCCCGACTTCCCCACCGGCGCGACCATCCTGGGCCGCTCGGGCGCGCGCAAGGCCTATCTGGAGGGGCGCGGCAGCGTCATCATCCGCGCGAAAACTCATATCGAGGAACCGCGCAAGGACCGCTTCGCCATCGTCGTGGACGAGATCCCCTATCAGGTGAACAAGTCCACCCTGATCGAGCGGATCGCCGAGCTGGCCAAGGAAAAGCGGGTCGAGGGCATCGCCACCGTCCAGGACGAATCCGACCGCCACGGCGTCCGCGTCGTCGTGGAACTGAAACGCGATGCCACGCCCGAGGTGGTGCTGAACCAGCTGTTCCGCTTCACCTCGCTGCAGACGACCTTCGGCTGCAACATGCTGGCGCTGAACGGCGGCAAGCCCGAGCAGCTGGCGTTGCGCGACTTCCTCACCTATTTCATCAGCTTCCGCGAGGAGGTCGTGGCCCGGCGCACCGCCTATGAGCTGCGCCGCGCCCGCGAACGCAGCCATGTGCTGTGCGGTCTGGCCGTCGCGGTCAGCAATGTCGACGAGGTCGTGGCCACCATCCGCAGCAGCGCGGATGCCGCCGAGGCCCGCGAGAAGCTGATGACGCGTCCCTGGCCCGCGCATGAGATCGTCGAATACCTGCGCCTGATCGACGACCCCCTGCATCCGGTGAACGAGGACGGCACCTACAACCTGTCCGAGGTTCAGGCCCGTGCCATCCTGGACCTGCGCCTGCAGCGCCTGACCCAGATCGGCGTCAAGGAGGTCACGGACGAGCTGCAGTCGCTGGCCGACAGCATCCGCGACTATCTGGCGATCCTGGCGTCTCGCGACCGGATCATGCAGATCATCTCGGACGAACTGCGCGAGGTGCGCGGCCTCTTCGCCGTGCCGCGCCGCACCGAGATCGTCGACTGGTCCGGCGACATGATGGACGAGGACCTGATCGAGCGCGAGGACATGGTCGTGACCATCACCTCGGGCGGCTACATCAAGCGCACCGCGCTGGCCGAGTTCCGCTCGCAGCGGCGCGGCGGCAAGGGCCTGTCCAGCATGGCCACCAAGGAAGACGACGTGGTCACCACGCTGTTCGTGGCCAACACCCATACCGAACTGCTGTTCTTCACCACCGATGGCATGGTCTATCGGATGAAGACCTGGCGGCTGCCGCTGGCGGGGCGCACCTCGAAGGGCAAGGCGATGGTCAACATCCTGCCGATCGGCGCGGGAGTCAGCATCGCGGCCCTGCTGCCGATGGATGCGCCCGAGACCGAATGGGACAACTATCAGGTGGTCTTCGCCACCGATGACGGCGACGTGCGCCGCAACGCCCTGTCCGATTTCACCAACATCATGCGCAATGGCAAGATCGCGATGAAGATGCCTGACGGTGTCACGCTGGTGGGCGTGCGTCTGGCGACCGAATCCGACGACATGATGCTGGTCACCGGCATGGGCCGTGCGATCCGTTTCCCGACCACCGCCATCCGCGTCTTCAAGAGCCGCGATTCGACCGGCGTGCGGGGCATCCGTCTGGCGGATGGCGACAAGGTCGTCAGCATGTCCGTCATCCGCCATTTCGAGGCCGAGCCCTCCGAACGCATGGCCTATCTGAAGATGCGCCGCGCGGTGGCCGGCGCGCTGGATGACGGGGCCGAGGCGGACGAGGATGACGATACCGTCGAGGGCACCGTGACCCAGGAACGCTATATCGAGATGTCGGCGGCCGAAGACCTGATCCTGACCATCTCGGCCAAGGGCTCGGGCAAGATCAGCTCCAGCCACGATTACCCGGTGCGCGGTCGCGGGGGCCAGGGCATCATGGCCATGGACCGCGCGATGCGGGGCGGGCCGCTGGTCGCCAGCTTCCCCGTCGAGGGCGACGACCAGATCATGCTGGCGACCTCGACCGGGCAGTCGATCCGGGTGCCGGTGCAGGGGATCAGCTTCCGGTCCCGCAGCGCGGGCGGGGTCAAGGTCTTCAACACCGCCGCGGCCGAGGTCGTCGTCTCGGTCGCCCGCATCGCCGAGCAGGGCGATGCCGAAATCGCCGAGATCGCCGACGATCAGGACTGA
- a CDS encoding NUDIX domain-containing protein, which produces MARHQPFLGYFGVARHDLTHALHQGGTSVAMTREAFLMGDAAVLLPWDPVRDRVLIIEQFRFAPALRGDPQPWLLEPIAGRVDAGETPEAAILREAQEEAGLEVTRLVPAFHAYPSPGAVCEFLYQYVGIADLPDGIAGIHGLDGEAEDIRGHLMDRAALSALVDAGQIANGPLATLSLWLDARVERLRGELGTA; this is translated from the coding sequence TTGGCGCGCCACCAGCCCTTCCTGGGCTATTTCGGCGTCGCTCGGCACGACCTGACCCATGCGCTGCATCAGGGCGGGACCAGCGTGGCGATGACGCGCGAGGCTTTCCTGATGGGCGATGCCGCGGTGCTGCTGCCGTGGGATCCGGTCCGCGACCGCGTGCTGATCATCGAGCAGTTCCGCTTTGCCCCCGCGCTCCGCGGCGATCCCCAACCCTGGCTGCTGGAGCCGATCGCGGGCCGCGTGGATGCCGGCGAGACGCCCGAGGCCGCCATCCTGCGCGAGGCCCAGGAAGAGGCCGGGCTGGAGGTGACCCGCCTCGTTCCGGCCTTCCACGCCTATCCCAGCCCGGGGGCGGTCTGCGAATTCCTCTATCAATATGTCGGCATTGCCGATCTGCCCGACGGGATCGCGGGCATCCACGGGCTGGACGGCGAGGCCGAGGATATCCGCGGCCACCTGATGGACCGCGCGGCGCTGTCTGCGCTGGTCGATGCGGGCCAGATCGCCAACGGGCCGCTGGCCACGCTGTCGCTGTGGCTGGACGCCCGAGTCGAGCGGCTGCGGGGGGAACTGGGGACCGCGTAG
- a CDS encoding AI-2E family transporter translates to MDHSNETVLRERLQTGFLGLIAFSLLMFMLVQAKFILISLAIAIILFSLTSDAIYAISTRLRVPNWLATTLALIGIALGLLWISTTIVAQVNEVVFLAIAYAEQAQAALPALTERLGPEAQERIMTALTNFNITGWIRSLAGQASGLLSGSVLVILFVGFMFAEQVWFPVKIERLAEDPERALQIRRIIASIMHRVNRYLVVKTGVSAVTAVIVWIIFRVAGLELAMAVATLTFILNFIPSVGSIVATVIATILAFVLTGDTTLTLIVGALCSITQFLIGNILDPMLLGQTLRLSSFGIILSLAFWGAIWGVPGMFLAVPIMVALMIICAHIPWLRGLAVMLSREGLPDDGSSDEDGARKLAA, encoded by the coding sequence GTGGACCATTCGAACGAGACCGTGCTGCGCGAGCGGCTGCAGACCGGGTTTCTGGGCCTGATCGCCTTTTCGCTGCTGATGTTCATGCTGGTGCAGGCCAAGTTCATCCTGATCTCGCTGGCCATCGCGATCATCCTGTTCTCGCTGACTTCGGACGCGATCTACGCGATCTCGACCCGGCTGCGGGTCCCGAACTGGCTGGCCACCACGCTGGCGCTGATCGGCATCGCGCTTGGGCTGCTGTGGATCTCGACCACCATCGTCGCGCAGGTGAACGAGGTCGTCTTCCTGGCCATCGCCTATGCCGAGCAGGCGCAGGCCGCCCTGCCCGCCCTGACCGAACGCCTCGGTCCCGAGGCGCAGGAGCGGATCATGACCGCGCTGACCAACTTCAACATCACCGGCTGGATCCGGTCGCTGGCGGGCCAGGCCTCGGGCCTGCTGTCGGGCAGCGTGCTGGTGATCCTGTTCGTGGGCTTCATGTTCGCCGAGCAGGTCTGGTTTCCCGTCAAGATCGAACGCCTGGCCGAGGATCCCGAGCGCGCCCTGCAGATCCGCCGGATCATCGCCTCGATCATGCACCGGGTGAACCGCTATCTGGTCGTGAAGACCGGCGTCAGTGCGGTGACGGCGGTCATCGTCTGGATCATCTTCCGCGTGGCGGGGCTGGAGCTGGCGATGGCGGTGGCGACGCTGACCTTCATTTTGAACTTCATCCCCTCGGTCGGCTCGATCGTGGCGACGGTGATCGCGACGATTCTGGCCTTCGTGCTGACCGGCGACACGACGCTGACGCTGATCGTGGGCGCGCTGTGCAGCATCACGCAGTTCCTGATCGGCAACATCTTGGATCCGATGCTGCTGGGGCAGACGCTGCGCCTGTCCAGCTTCGGCATCATCCTGTCGCTGGCCTTCTGGGGCGCGATCTGGGGCGTGCCGGGGATGTTCCTGGCCGTGCCGATCATGGTCGCGCTGATGATCATCTGCGCCCATATCCCCTGGCTGCGGGGCCTGGCGGTGATGCTGTCGCGCGAGGGGCTGCCCGACGACGGTAGCAGCGACGAGGACGGGGCGCGCAAGTTGGCCGCCTGA
- a CDS encoding disulfide bond formation protein B, with protein sequence MTGRQLSLFAGAGSALLLIAALGFQAVGYAPCELCVLQRWPHVAAALVAGLVWWTDRVRALAVLGTIAAATAAGVALYHVGVEMTWWAGPTHCSGGIGDLSRMSTQDLMTRLQSAPVVSCTEVAWSFLGVSMAGWNAILSAGLAGLWAIAARKGA encoded by the coding sequence GTGACGGGCAGACAGCTTTCCCTTTTCGCCGGGGCCGGATCGGCCCTTCTGCTGATCGCCGCGCTTGGCTTCCAGGCGGTGGGCTATGCGCCTTGCGAGCTGTGCGTCCTGCAACGCTGGCCGCATGTGGCGGCGGCCCTCGTCGCCGGGCTGGTCTGGTGGACGGACCGGGTCCGGGCGCTGGCGGTGCTGGGCACGATCGCGGCGGCCACGGCGGCGGGCGTCGCGCTGTATCACGTGGGCGTCGAGATGACCTGGTGGGCGGGGCCCACGCATTGCTCGGGCGGGATCGGCGATCTGTCCCGCATGTCGACGCAGGACCTGATGACCCGCCTGCAATCGGCCCCGGTGGTCAGCTGCACCGAGGTCGCCTGGTCCTTCCTGGGCGTGTCGATGGCGGGCTGGAACGCGATCCTGTCGGCCGGACTGGCGGGCCTCTGGGCAATCGCTGCCCGCAAGGGCGCCTGA